Proteins found in one Panthera tigris isolate Pti1 chromosome B3, P.tigris_Pti1_mat1.1, whole genome shotgun sequence genomic segment:
- the FAM71D gene encoding protein FAM71D isoform X2, which yields MKKNNRNSTTRINKQDAISVPPFQDAGDLQNMLDGGEYAPFVSPPILESSFIQVNRRGESIYLHNRANWVTVGICSSSSTHKTPNVMLLAHLTPEAQKDTEPLFQSLLTSPSPENLVLTRFLPLQFVTLSVHDAENMRLKVKLVSGRAYYLQLCAPACKQDTLFCQWVELISLLNQEKAKASKLSEVSSLSEITNSTDITGSVDIMDIAAFAAIQTPHMYTCSDPVNAIESIDFSEFTDVTDVTDVTDVPENEVTEAPDIKIVTEVTEVTDVCDVPNNSEVTVVFENDDILRAKQEEKEKMENILKPGCLRDTKIKNECKESSKHVTISNVTLTFEGERCFHSTLTPEESDINSFKRMSIIRTSEIRTTDFSNTALKAEESRSMRTDSGTSDKYKLLN from the exons ATGAAGAAGAACAATAGGAACTCTACCACAAGGATCAATAAGCAAGATGCCATCTCCGTCCCACCCTTCCAAGATGCAGGAGATCTTCAAAATATGTTGGATGGAGGAGAGTATGCCCCTTTTGTATCTCCTCCCATATTAGAGAGCAGTTTTATCCAG GTTAATAGGAGAGGTGAATCCATTTACCTTCACAACCGAGCCAACTGGGTGACTGTAGGCATCTGCTCTTCCAGTAGCACCCACAAGACCCCCAATGTGATGCTTCTGGCACATCTGACACCTGAAGCCCAGAAAGATACAGAACCCCTATTTCAAAGTCTCCTGACATCTCCTTCTCCAGAGAACCTGGTGCTCACCAG GTTTCTCCCTCTACAGTTTGTGACTCTTTCTGTGCACGATGCTGAGAATATGCGCCTCAAAGTAAAGCTGGTCAGTGGTCGAGCCTACTACCTGCAGCTCTGTGCCCCTGCATGTAAACAGGACACCCTATTTTGTCAATGGGTGGAACTCATCTCCCTCTTGAATCAGGAGAAAGCCAAAGCTTCCAAACTGTCAGAAGTCTCAAGCCTCTCGGAAATCACCAATAGCACAGATATCACAGGTTCAGTGGACATCATGGATATTGCAGCATTTGCAGCCATACAGACCCCGCACATGTACACATGTTCAGACCCTGTAAATGCCATAGAAAGCATTGATTTCTCAGAATTCACAGATGTCACCGATGTCACAGACGTCACAGATGTTCCAGAAAATGAGGTCACAGAGGCCCCAGATATAAAAATTGTCACAGAAGTCACAGAAGTCACGGATGTCTGTGATGTCCCAAACAACTCGGAGGTTACAGTGGTGTTTGAAAACGATGACATACTAAGGGCCAAGCAAGAGGAAAAG gaaaaaatggaaaacattctgaAACCTGGGTGTCTACGAGatacaaaaattaagaatgaatgcAAAGAATCCTCAAAACATGTCACCATCTCAAATGTAACACTGACTTTCGAAGGTGAACGATGTTTTCATTCTACTTTGACTCCAGAAGAAAGTGACATAAATTCATTCAAAAGGATGAGCATCATTAGAACATCTGAAATAAGGACAACTGATTTTAGCAACACAGCTCTCAAGGCTGAGGAATCCAG
- the FAM71D gene encoding protein FAM71D isoform X3: protein MKKNNRNSTTRINKQDAISVPPFQDAGDLQNMLDGGEYAPFVSPPILESSFIQVNRRGESIYLHNRANWVTVGICSSSSTHKTPNVMLLAHLTPEAQKDTEPLFQSLLTSPSPENLVLTRFLPLQFVTLSVHDAENMRLKVKLVSGRAYYLQLCAPACKQDTLFCQWVELISLLNQEKAKASKLSEVSSLSEITNSTDITGSVDIMDIAAFAAIQTPHMYTCSDPVNAIESIDFSEFTDVTDVTDVTDVPENEVTEAPDIKIVTEVTEVTDVCDVPNNSEVTVVFENDDILRAKQEEKEKMENILKPGCLRDTKIKNECKESSKHVTISNVTLTFEGERCFHSTLTPEESDINSFKRMSIIRTSEIRTTDFSNTALKAEESRSMRTDSGTSGLVLLN, encoded by the exons ATGAAGAAGAACAATAGGAACTCTACCACAAGGATCAATAAGCAAGATGCCATCTCCGTCCCACCCTTCCAAGATGCAGGAGATCTTCAAAATATGTTGGATGGAGGAGAGTATGCCCCTTTTGTATCTCCTCCCATATTAGAGAGCAGTTTTATCCAG GTTAATAGGAGAGGTGAATCCATTTACCTTCACAACCGAGCCAACTGGGTGACTGTAGGCATCTGCTCTTCCAGTAGCACCCACAAGACCCCCAATGTGATGCTTCTGGCACATCTGACACCTGAAGCCCAGAAAGATACAGAACCCCTATTTCAAAGTCTCCTGACATCTCCTTCTCCAGAGAACCTGGTGCTCACCAG GTTTCTCCCTCTACAGTTTGTGACTCTTTCTGTGCACGATGCTGAGAATATGCGCCTCAAAGTAAAGCTGGTCAGTGGTCGAGCCTACTACCTGCAGCTCTGTGCCCCTGCATGTAAACAGGACACCCTATTTTGTCAATGGGTGGAACTCATCTCCCTCTTGAATCAGGAGAAAGCCAAAGCTTCCAAACTGTCAGAAGTCTCAAGCCTCTCGGAAATCACCAATAGCACAGATATCACAGGTTCAGTGGACATCATGGATATTGCAGCATTTGCAGCCATACAGACCCCGCACATGTACACATGTTCAGACCCTGTAAATGCCATAGAAAGCATTGATTTCTCAGAATTCACAGATGTCACCGATGTCACAGACGTCACAGATGTTCCAGAAAATGAGGTCACAGAGGCCCCAGATATAAAAATTGTCACAGAAGTCACAGAAGTCACGGATGTCTGTGATGTCCCAAACAACTCGGAGGTTACAGTGGTGTTTGAAAACGATGACATACTAAGGGCCAAGCAAGAGGAAAAG gaaaaaatggaaaacattctgaAACCTGGGTGTCTACGAGatacaaaaattaagaatgaatgcAAAGAATCCTCAAAACATGTCACCATCTCAAATGTAACACTGACTTTCGAAGGTGAACGATGTTTTCATTCTACTTTGACTCCAGAAGAAAGTGACATAAATTCATTCAAAAGGATGAGCATCATTAGAACATCTGAAATAAGGACAACTGATTTTAGCAACACAGCTCTCAAGGCTGAGGAATCCAG